Proteins encoded in a region of the Zea mays cultivar B73 chromosome 2, Zm-B73-REFERENCE-NAM-5.0, whole genome shotgun sequence genome:
- the LOC100193858 gene encoding PNT1 precursor, whose amino-acid sequence MAYAAAVTLRRVVLVSAALRLALVVFGEWQDAHLEVRYTDVDYLVFSDAAASLATGGSPFARATYRYSPILAFLLVPNSLLHAAWGKLLFSAADLLVGLFINTILELRGIPEKMRMWSVVAWLFNPFTFTIGTRGNCEPIVCAVILWILICLMKGRVLQAAFWYGFIVHFRIYPIIYAIPFVIVLGKGYAGPVGRPTLTMWRSKQQLQDDKVSQIEEPTSFLATVWGFLSNFISRNGILFGLLSGSMFFAWTGVFFYLYGWDFLNEALLYHLTRTDPRHNFSIYFYHIYLHHQQGFSSIQRLASFLPQLIVQLALILRFSRDLPFCMFLQTVAFVAFNKVMTAQYFVWFFCLLPLILPWSSMKLKWKGLACAVVWMGSQLHWLMWAYLLEFEGRNVFVQLWVAGLMFLAANTFVMLMVMKHHKYTLLFSTPLKSGNKVATKKEE is encoded by the exons ATGGCCTACGCCGCCGCCGTTACTCTCCGGCGCGTGGTGCTTGTGTCCGCTGCGCTGCGGCTCGCACTAGTGGTGTTCGGGGAGTGGCAGGATGCCCACCTTGAGGTGCGCTATACCGATGTCGACTACCTCGTCTTCTCCGACGCCGCTGCCTCTCTGGCCACAGGCGGTTCCCCGTTCGCCCGCGCAACCTACCGCTACTCTCCAATCCTGGCCTTCCTGCTTGTCCCGAACTCACTCCTCCATGCTGCCTGGGGCAAGCTCCTCTTCTCTGCCGCAG ATTTGCTCGTAGGGTTGTTCATAAACACCATTCTGGAACTAAGAGGAATTCCTGAGAAAATGCGGATGTGGTCTGTGGTAGCTTGGCTGTTCAATCCCTTCACATTCACCATTGGTACAAGAGGAAACTGTGAACCAATAGTCTGCGCAGTCATACTCTGGATTCTCATATGTTTGATGAAGG GTAGAGTGTTGCAGGCAGCTTTCTGGTATGGGTTTATTGTGCACTTCAGAATATACCCAATCATATATGCAATTCCTTTTGTAATAGTTCTTGGCAAGGGCTATGCTGGTCCTGTTGGTAGGCCTACTCTTACGATGTGGAGGTCCAAACAACAGTTGCAAGATGATAAAGTCAGTCAAATAGAAGAACCAACATCATTTCTGGCCACTGTATGGGGTTTTCTTTCAAACTTCATAAGCAGAAATGGGATCCTGTTTGGATTACTCTCTGGATCCATGTTCTTTGCCTGGACCGGTGTTTTCTTCTATCTGTATGGGTGGGACTTCCTAAATGAAGCATTACTTTATCACCTTACTCGTACCGACCCAAGGCACAATTTCTCGATATATTTCTACCACATATATCTACACCATCAGCAAGGGTTCTCAAGTATTCAGaggctcgcttcgtttcttcctcAACTGATCGTGCAACTGGCACTCATTCTACGCTTCTCTAGGGATCTTCCATTCTGCATGTTTCTCCAGACGGTTGCATTTGTTGCTTTTAACAAG GTGATGACAGCACAGTACTTCGTGTGGTTCTTCTGCTTGTTGCCCCTCATTCTCCCTTGGAGCAGCATGAAACTTAAGTGGAAGGGTCTGGCCTGCGCGGTAGTGTGGATGGGGTCCCAACTGCATTGGCTCATGTGGGCTTACCTGCTGGAATTCGAGGGCCGAAACGTTTTTGTGCAGCTCTGGGTTGCAGGCCTCATGTTTCTGGCTGCGAACACCTTTGTTATGCTCATGGTGATGAAGCACCACAAGTACACTCTGCTCTTCTCAACGCCGCTGAAGTCTGGCAACAAGGTTGCTACCAAGAAGGAAGAATAG